TGCTTACCACTGCTTTGATAAATAGCGGGCGGTTTATTGTGGTGGAGCGCCAGGCTATTCAGGATGTTCTGGCTGAACAGGATTTTGGGGCAAGCGGCCGCACCGCTCCGGAAGCAGCAGCTAAATTCGGAAGGATTTTGAATGCCCAGATTATGGTCAGGGGCGCGGTAACGGAATTTGCGCAAAGCACCAGCGGCGGAGGCCAGGGATTTAGCTATAAAGGCTTTTCTCTGGGAGTGAGCGGAGGAAAAGCGCATGTAGCGGTAAATATCAGGCTTTATGATTCTACCACCGGCCAGGTTCTTGATTCTCAAAGGTGCGAGGGCTTAGCCAGTTCTTCCGGGCTTTCGTTCGGTTATTCTGAATCGGATTGGGCGGTAGGAACTTCTACGTTTAAAGCCACGCCTCTGGGAGAAGCGACACAGCGCGCTATAGATGATGCAGTATATTTTATTGCCCGGCGAATGCAGGATGTTGTCTGGGAAGGCCGGATAGTGACGGTAAAAGGTCCGGTTATCTACCTGAATTGCGGAGCAACTTCAGGTGTGCAGGCAGGAGATAGTTTTAATGTTTACAGGCCGGGAGAGGAATTGATCGACCCGGCAACCGGTATTTCTCTCGGCTCTGAGGTCACCATGCTTGGAAGGGTTCAGA
This DNA window, taken from Candidatus Omnitrophota bacterium, encodes the following:
- a CDS encoding CsgG/HfaB family protein, which translates into the protein MFRNKVLLGSLAVLILLGLTSQDAFAGTRKRKRKKEVVVELPSLPPLVGPRKMIAVMDFENKAGAASNFRIGSGMAEMLTTALINSGRFIVVERQAIQDVLAEQDFGASGRTAPEAAAKFGRILNAQIMVRGAVTEFAQSTSGGGQGFSYKGFSLGVSGGKAHVAVNIRLYDSTTGQVLDSQRCEGLASSSGLSFGYSESDWAVGTSTFKATPLGEATQRAIDDAVYFIARRMQDVVWEGRIVTVKGPVIYLNCGATSGVQAGDSFNVYRPGEELIDPATGISLGSEVTMLGRVQIAEVQDKFSKAAAVSGTGFKRGDIIRFE